GAGATCCAGCGCCGTCGCGCCCATCATCATCGGCACCGCCAGCAGGAATGAGAACTCCGAAGCCGCGTAACGGCTGACACCCACCAGCATACCGCCGGAGATGGTCGCGCCAGAGCGGGAAAAGCCCGGCCACAGCGCCAGACACTGGAAGCAGCCAATTAAAAACGCCTGGCGGTAGGTCATATCATCAACGCCCTGCGCGCGCGGCACTTTCGGCTTTAGCAGCTCGGCGGCGATCAGCAGCACGCCGCCAACCACTAAGGCATAGGCGACATTTTTCGGGTTGAAGAGTGTTTTGATCGCATCGTGGAACACCAGGCCAATTACCACCGCCGGGATCATCCCGAGCAGAATATGGATCAGCGACAAGCGCCCGCTGCCGGTGCCTTCATGGCGCGGCGGTTTGCCAAAATGGATGCCGATAAGGCCGAAAAGGCGTCGCCAGAACATTACCACCACGGCGAGGATCGAGCCGAGCTGGATCACCACTTCGAAGGTTTTTGCAGTATCGCCTTCAAAGCCCAACAGATGCCCGACGATAATCATATGACCCGTACTTGAGACGGGAAGAAACTCGGTAAGCCCCTCAACGACACCAAGAATGGCCGCCACCAGCAGGGAGTGCATATCGCTCATCAAATAAACCCCTAAAAAGATATAAAAAACGGCTCATCCAGTGGAGAAGCCGCGAAAAGCCGTATCTATGACCTGAATACTAGCGTTTGGTTTAACGATGATGAATTTAAAAACTTTTTTTCGGATTTAGGCCACGCTCGATGATCACACCCACATTTTTTGCTCGTGCTACCGCGCCAGGTTTGCTCAATTTGATGCGCACCCAGGGGGAGTTAAAGCGCGCAAGCAGCAGATCTGCCACCTCTTCCGCGACGCGTTCGACCAGCGCAAAGCGCGCGCCTTCG
This Kosakonia cowanii JCM 10956 = DSM 18146 DNA region includes the following protein-coding sequences:
- the bacA gene encoding undecaprenyl-diphosphate phosphatase, whose protein sequence is MSDMHSLLVAAILGVVEGLTEFLPVSSTGHMIIVGHLLGFEGDTAKTFEVVIQLGSILAVVVMFWRRLFGLIGIHFGKPPRHEGTGSGRLSLIHILLGMIPAVVIGLVFHDAIKTLFNPKNVAYALVVGGVLLIAAELLKPKVPRAQGVDDMTYRQAFLIGCFQCLALWPGFSRSGATISGGMLVGVSRYAASEFSFLLAVPMMMGATALDLYKSIGFLTTGDIPMFAVGFVTAFIVALIAIKTFLELIKHISFIPFAIYRFIVAAAVYVVFF